The following nucleotide sequence is from Echeneis naucrates chromosome 5, fEcheNa1.1, whole genome shotgun sequence.
AAATCATCACTTAATAATTCAAACTGTCAGCAGGAGAGACATGCATCACAATTTACCTCAATGTGCCTCATACATAACATCTCCATTGTTGTCATTTTACTGAGTCaaatttataaatttttttggaTGTGGCCATTGAGTGACCACACAATGTGTGTCACAAttgctattttatttaaagtgagGCATGTGGGATATCATTTGTTGAGTTAACATTATCATACAAAATCAGTTTGGCTCTTCCAACTGGCAAAAAAGTCTTCAACTTGGTTCCCAAGCAAAGTGCATGAGCCCGCAAAGAATTATTTTGTTCCTTTCATGTTCTATTTTCCATTTCCCCCCTTCTTcattgaaaagaaacaaaacaatgaaaccacttaaatgcagtaaaaacatTTATGCCCCAAGTGTGCGACCAGAGTCTCAACAATTCAAATTCTGTGGTTTAAGAAAGCAGTTTTCTAAGTGCTTAAATAAAAGCGGTGTTTCCACAGCAGATGGCTGAAACTCAGCCTTCTCTGGGTATTGCCTGCAATTTAAATAAGAAATACTCTCTGAACACAAGGCGATTTGCCTGAGCCGAGAAGGAGAGGTAAAAGATTTTactcatctttttatttctctcttcctgATACTCTGGAACACTTTAGTCTGGCCCCTGCTGAGTTTGGATTAGTTTACCGATGAATAATGTCTCATGCATGAAGTCTCTTTGCCGCTGAGCTTTCAAGCCAAGGGAATGAAAATGCTCAGTTTGGAACAGTAACCAAGACATGTGGTTTTCGTTTCGTATTCAGCATTattgtttctgcctcttttcatTGTAGAATAACATTAAACCATTCTCTGAGACATTCTGAGATGACTTCATTCATAGCCATGCAGTTACctggcaacacaaaacaacgTCAGAGACAGCAGTTGTATTTTGTAAatgattgaaaaagaaaataaatgacctCAGATACATTAAGGAGACAGAAAGTTGACACTGACCTGCGCTGACTAGGCTACAATGTAAAAATGGTATTTAGAAATTATTATTCTGATTGACTGACTTGAACTGAATTCCCCCAAAATGCAAACATATCTGCATTTTTGGATATCTGTTGACAAAAATCTATCTTGTTTTATGTCCTTATCTAATCTGGAAAGAGAATTGAAACTATAGAAGTTTGACTTTGACTGTCAAGAAACATCTTCAAAATTTCCACATCTGTTCCTCCCGTGgtgttcattttctaaaaaagTGTTCTTATTAAATCTCTCactttacattttctaaaatgtgtcTACATTTGCTCAGAAGTGTGAGTAGCATATATTAATGATCAATGCTTTGTAACTTTTTATGCcattattgtttcattttattttctgaattagGTTATTAAGTCTAATATTGGCTAGGACAGAGACAAtaaagatgaggaagaggactAGAGGAGGTGTTACACACAACTGGAAATGCTTTGATTGTACCAAGGATTCGCAGAACGTTTGtgtatttggttgtgtttttagaATTTGCAACACCTGCTTTGCCAGATTTATGGAGATGTTTTCTGAATtagcttgtgtgtttgcatgtgctttCTTCGGGGCTGCTGTATGACTGCAATAACATCACACGCATTACCAAGTCCAGCTCACCAAACCACTGATTGTAATCACTAGACTGTTGTTACATATACTAAAAAGCACTAGCATGTCATTAACCCAGTCATGCACTTGATTTGCTGTTATTCTTCATGCTCCATAAAACATGCTGTTTAAGCAAAGCACATGTCAACAGTTTGTACGCAACCGTAAATATTTATCCCTCCAAAAAGACAACTTTACAGTTGTCAGTCAGTCTTGatataacaaacacaacaaacagtaCTAATGCAGAAGTATGAAACTGCCTTTGACTTTAACGTGACGGGCCCGATTGCACTGATATTTTTCAATCAAAGCCTTTTTGATCAAACTTAGCATTGTTGACTGTATCAAGATCACCTGCCTGCTAActtttttattatgttattacCAGGTGTGCTCTGGGTTGTAATCGTCTTCTTCCTGTCAGACTGAGGGCAGACGTGGTGCATAAAAATATGCGAAATATGTCGAGCTGCACTGTGGACAGAGAGAGGTGAGCTCTACACGTTTCTGTATTTTGCAACTAGCTGCCTTATCAAGACACAGTGATGGTGAGGCTAATTGGTAGTTCAGTGGTCACCAGCATTATATAGACAAGTCTttttaatgaagtgaaataaGCCTGTCAGCAAAGGAGTTACTTGGCAGGGCTACAGTGACCACATACATGAGGTAACCCACTATTCCCACTAACAACGGCTCCTTTGTCCTCCAAATCTCTCAGAGTCCAGGAAAAGAGGCAGAGTATGATGGAAAAACTACTCCCCAGATCCTGTCTCCTGCTTCCAAGAGATGTTGAACCACGTCTGGttgaagagaaaggaagggaggatgGTTTGAGCAAAGCACAACATCATGTTTATAAATCAACCATGACTGGAGAGTTAACAGttaaacagcagctgagcagcaTTGCAGAAAAAAAGTCTGTGTCCACACTGAAAGACACATTAAACAGCTTAGATAGGGAAAGCACGGCTCCTGCTCCTGCCAGCTCTGAACTGGACAGTCCAACTGCTGGAGGAAGGTTGTTTGTGTTCCGTGATCCAGTTGAATCACATGACAGTGCGTCTGccccaaagagaaaaaagaagaggaatttcctcaatttaaaaaaaggctcAGTGGCTCCAGCAAACCTATCTTAAGAGGTACAGACATTGTTTTgcaatgttttttaaatgatgattcttaaatacagaaaaaaacagtAGTAACAATATGTagcaaaaaaaagcacattttctaaaaaatgtaaatcgcctctggctttatttttaattaaaggcAGCTGATGTTAAGCCTTTCCAGTTGTTTCTTCTTGTAGCTTAAGGTTGTTAATATGCAGAATGATGAAGAAGGTCTTGTATTAGTGGTTGCCTCACAGTTTATTATTCCTCCAAACTCAAACCTTACACTGGCTTCTACTTTTAAATGGTGGAAAAGTCAGCAAAGTTGCAGTTTGAAATCTTCTCATGGACTTATGAGCTTAGTGGGAAAACAGACTAAAATAAACCATCCTCCAATGCCCAAAGGGAGATTGTGCAATTCAAAATACACAAGAATAAAGAATGTGTCCAAGTTCCCCCACGAACAACAGATTAGGAAATAGTAAACTACGCTTGGCTTTGCCAGACAGCCCTGTTTGAACGTTTGCCTTTCCCGGTTGGACGAGCACAGCGCTCGACTCCCTTAATTTGTTGCTGACATAAATATACAGCTTTTAGAAAAACTGACAAGCGGCAAATCTGACTTGTGAATTGGGGTTCAAGTGTGTGAATGTTATCAGTATCGGCTGATCAGTCATCCGTTGCATGAGCGCGTCTGCTCTCCAAAACACAGCAGACCCCCAGATGCGCTCCTCGGTCTCAGTGCGCCCCCCACGTCATCGCCCAGCggtttccctccttcctccaaCGCCGCGTTTAAAACCTGCTGCGAGTCCTCCTCTGCGCTATTTGAGAGCGCACAGGCAGGACCAGATCGACATGAGGCTGGGACTGGGAGCCgtgctgtgtttcctcagctTTGTGTGGCTGTCGGAGTGCGCTCCTCCGACCTGCTACTCCAGAGCGCTCGGCCTGAGTAAAGAAGTCATGGCTCTGCTGGATAAGATCCACACCTTCCACCGCACGGTGAGCAATCTGCCGCAATCTGTGCAGACAAAAACTGTGTGTGCCATTTTGTGTCTAATGATGACGTTAATGTTGCAGAAAACGTGTGCTGAAATCCTTCCCACGATCTTCCTTGATGTGCATGTAAGTTAAAACACTGGCGTGTTGCATTTGATGTGGATGCTTTAGCGGTTTTCCAGGGAAATGAGGATGATCACTGCTACCACAGTTCAGATGTTGAGGGAGTTGATATACATTCATTCAGTTGAAACTACATCAAACCAATCGAAATATTTTATGGGAATAGGGTAAGCTTCTATGATTAAGTTTTGTGAACTGAGAATGTATGTGCTACAGAACATTTGTACATGGGTGTAACCTGTAAAGAAAGACGTTTGATTGAAAAAGTGTTCACGTGGTGGAATATTTGGGACTAGTTTAGATGGTACACGGAGGATGCTGGAGTACATTTTTAAGCATTGTCCCCCCCACCCCGTCAGAACTCATGTGTCACCACCAAGCTCCGTGACTTTCTCTACGTGGTGCTCAATCATCCCAACCAAGACTGCAGAGAGCGTCCCAGAATGGTTCTGCTGAAACGTAAAATCCAAAACTTGTACTCCATCATCACCAGAATTTGTTATCGGGTGAGAGGATCTCTTAAGTCTGCTGTTTTCACCTTAGCATCCTTGTTCTCATGCCTGATTGACTTGACcacatgtctgtttttaattggCAGGACCTGGTGTTTTTCACAGATGACTGTGAGGCCATTGACACTGGCCACATCAAACCTCACTATTCGGAAGACAGGCTTCAGCTTCTGCaagaggacagatgaggaaCACAGCAGACAACACAAATGCTGGTCTATCGCTTTTATAAAAAAGACACATCAGCGATATATAGAATGCACGTACAAATAAATGTACAGTACACAACCCACACAACCCAAGCCTACAGCATACACTGTATTCAATACATCAAATGGTTTTGGCAGGCCACACAGTACTGTTTCATATCATTCCTAGGTGGCTCTGTGTTGGCTGCAGACTCATGTTAGTGGACATGTGTTGTTACATTACAGCAAGGGGTGCAGGACTTTCCACAGGAAATTTGCTGAATGCCAACCATGCCGATGAAAACCTTGAAATAATAAAGCAATAAGAGATGCTTGTGAGCTAGGCTGTAGCCGCTGCTTACTTAACAGGGTCGACCAAAGCTCTGCTTGTCATTGAGAGAAATACTCTGTGTTGCCATAACCCTTGATCTGACCAACAGGTCTTAAAGGAGCATTATACAGCATTTTGCAAACGTGAGTTGAACATGGTGGTTGAAACCGTTATGCAAGACATATATGTTGTAAACATTACTTTGATTGCGCAACA
It contains:
- the LOC115044138 gene encoding cytokine-like protein 1, yielding MSASALQNTADPQMRSSVSVRPPRHRPAVSLLPPTPRLKPAASPPLRYLRAHRQDQIDMRLGLGAVLCFLSFVWLSECAPPTCYSRALGLSKEVMALLDKIHTFHRTKTCAEILPTIFLDVHNSCVTTKLRDFLYVVLNHPNQDCRERPRMVLLKRKIQNLYSIITRICYRDLVFFTDDCEAIDTGHIKPHYSEDRLQLLQEDR